In Agelaius phoeniceus isolate bAgePho1 chromosome 33, bAgePho1.hap1, whole genome shotgun sequence, the DNA window CAAAGAGTTAACAGACATCAGGCTCGAGaaaggattccaggaggaagggaattagcaCACAGACCTTTTTCACATGTACAAATAGATTTCACTGAGCTACCAAAAGTAGGGAGATACAAGTACTTCTTGGTACTGGTAGATCATCtaacccactttgtagaagcataTCCTACATCGCGGGCTACTGCAAATGTGGTGattaaaaccctgctggaagaaataatccctaggtatggactagtagaaatattagactctgatagaggtccccattttgcaaacaaagaTCTGAGAGAGGTAACCATGGCCTTAGGCActaaatggcaatatcacaccccttggcaccctcaaagctcagggagggtggaaagggaaaatggagaaatcaagaagcaactcaccaagctcatggtagaaactaaaatgtcttgggtcagatgtttacccatggcattgctaaacattagaacccaacctaggacggatgtgggaatctctccctttgaaatgctttatggaatgccTTACAACTTAGAACTCCCGGGGAACCATCCTTGCATGCAAGATAGTCAAATTCAGGGTTACATACAACAGTTAATGAAACGGAGGGAGGAATTAACACAAAAAGGGCTATTGGGACAAAGACCCCCTTTGGATATAATAATGCATAAGCTTACACCCGGAGATAGGCTCCTAATTAAGACTTGGAAAGAGACATCCCTAACACCCCACTGGGAAGGTCCCTATGTTGTCctgtttaccacagaaacagccatcccaactactgaaaaaggctggacacatgccAGTCGAGTGAAAGgacccatccctgcagacaccccttgGGAGGTGACCAGTCGCCCTGGAGATCTACGGCCAACCCTTCggaaggcacagggacctgcGCCAGCTGGGAACGGGAATGACTGAATTAGGGGACAGAGAGCTATACCGATTGAGACTCTTGGCAAGAAAACccctacaggaactggaacaggagttAAAGTGCCCTCTGCCgtggaaaacctggaatgaacTGACGCTTGCTCTTTCAGTAGTGGCTGAAGTGAGATGAGAATTATTCAATTACGCCGAGTGTCTTAAATGTCGGGAATCTTCTTGTTGGGCGTGGGTAAAAATCTTTTGTGGGGGCTGTAAAGACAAATGGTGGATTCTCCAGTCACATTTGGTGGGGAGTGCATGGTGTCTTCCTTGTGATTGGGattggagaagagcaaatccaTTAAGAGCCTTAAGAGAATTTATAAGGATCCCTGGAGAGCGGGAGATCCCCGACAGAGAAGCAGCATCACTAGTTGAAAATCtagaacagagaagagattgggccctggcatgggaatTCCAACACCAATTGCAGAGGATCACACgccaaaaccagacagtcaTATTAACTACCTTGTGTAAGAAGGGAATCCACGTTCCTCTGGGGTGGCAAGTGAGGCCTGACGAGTGGAATAGCACGATTCGCCGCTATTCCCGAGTCTATCAACAACAAAAACGTAGGGAGCGTAGGGAAGAACGACGTAACTCTaggaagacaggagaaagggaataaaaggcaAAGGGTAGACCCTAAGTAGGTGTGGGACTCAGGCCCTGTAAAGCTCGCTAGGGACGGCAGAGAGTCCGTcgtaaaatcaaagaaatcctttgCAAGAGACCCTTTGCCTGGAGGCCTGACAGCCTGCCCTTAGGAGTGGGGGCAGGAGTTAAGGAGAAAGCCCAAATAATGCACCCCCTGAAGACTCcccctgctgccgagaagataaTGATCCCTGCAGAGCGACGCACCCAGGCTGGcaggcgaggcagagaggtgaggagTAGTGGGGGAGAGCAACAGAGCACAGGAAGAGGAACGGAGCCcaggaaagccccaggtaaaagagatatgagtacaaaaggagaaagaaatttgttgctaggaccctgccctgcttggcgAGCTCCCTTAATTATTATAACCCTGAGCCTCCcggctgcctggggaaacccTCATCAGCCTTACAAAGAGAACATGATCCCCCTAAATAAATGGACCTGATCCCTGACTGGTATCAGGCCTTTTTGCAATCTACTGGATCTATGGGGAATACCACAGGTTTAAGTTTACTAACATTAGTACTGCATGACAGTACGCTAGACACgaatggaagaagcagaaaacctggcagcttcaaggagtagtgggagaacaaattaatattggatGTTGAATGTTTAATGGGTCTGACTATACTAACACAATTgcaatcagtgtttccatgggtcAGAAGGATAAACAAATAGCAGATTGTGCATACCCAATAATACGAGACTGCTGGCAAAACTTCACATTAACTCACACTGCAGAGGTAGTTTGTCTCTGGTCGAAAGATAcacagggcctttcttttaaatttataatagataCTAAAACGCACTCTACCACTGCTGAACCTCACAATATCACCACTCCACCTGCACCACCAGTCAtactcaccccaaaaattttcGAAATTGGACTttatataatcaggaaaactggtcaacaacaaATATTATTCAATCCAGCATGGTCTCTCAAACAGGTCAAACTGCTGATGCAGACcaatgtttcagacatccagccAGCTTGTTCTTCGTTTTTACAAATATCCTTTGAAGGCTGAACCATTTGGCTCTGGAAACGCAGCTCTTTTAAAACAAGGAAACCTAGAGATGTGACCGGTGTTCTAGGCACAGGACTGGGAATTCTGAATAGCATTGATTCGGAAGTACTAATGAACAAATTGGCTGCTACGACTAGAGATCTGTCCAAATTACAGCAACCACTGAAGTCATCTCTGTtagccttggggacacaccagtggatgctgtcaaacattttgccaaagtgggaaagagtaaatgtgaacgatcacaaattggtgattgatgcactcagtgctgcacaaaataatgtttccttagccctcagctgtatccaagcacaattgtggatgcagtcagtttctGCCTCAATTATAAGAGAAGGCGAGGAAggcactttccccacagaaattcggaaaataatctgggacaatgccaacgattttgaaagagaattccagtcctggtggaaactggtgaattttacctataatgctatttcaaatacagctactgcttttgtcttgacCATACACAATGCCTCTGTACATCTAGTTTTTCCTGTTATTGCATTAGGAATAAACCATGACGGAGCTGTTCTCTATCCTATAGAACATAGGGGATGGGCCCATCAGTTTGATGACACATGGCAAACTGTAGATTTGGAATCTTGTATTATCCGAGAACAACTGGGGTTCATCTGTGAAGGCAATGTAATTATAGCCCAAGATATCTGTTTAGACACGGAGcaaaacatttgtcattttgaGATTCGTCCTAATGAGATTTCTAAAACAGTTCTTACATCCATAGGCAATGGATGTGCGTGTTTTAGAactatttgtgattctgtgcttgtagatgatattgtggtggatacaaagaatcactcaaacttctgtgcttgtaacttcaCTAAGATTACAGGGTGTGATATCGCTTATGAAGCTAAAGTCACCTCTTACCACCTATTACAATCCAACTACACACTGCTTCACAAGCTAATGCCCACCCCGATTGGGATGAACTTCACTCTAATGAGACAACTGATGCTCCATCAAGACCTGATCCAAATCCTCGAGAAAATCAAGGAAAGCGGACAGAAAACCCTAGTGACTGTTCATCATGACGCAGGAAAAATACACCGGGTTATAGAGAGGGTAAAGCAAGATGGCGAGCACAGGCGGTGGGATGCCCTGTTCGGGTGGGCTCCTACTACCACAGGTGTCCTAAACAGTATATGCCATCCCATTGCTGTTCTTTTGATTCTgattgtgcttggttttattttgtcagcagtTCTATTCATTATGAATTGGAATATGATGAAAAAGCTAAGGAAATTGGCATCTATAATTAGTGCACATAGCTTAACTGATGAGGAAACTCAGTTAACACTTGCTagtgttaaaaacgccaatcacttgtttccaaaattttaaaagtttaatagtaataaaatggttataaaaatagtaatacaattagagtaataataatttgaaaaaacagaattaggacaatatgagacaataaagacaaagagttacggacgtccgggtacctttttctgggcagcacaagcccgaaaaaggacccctgttaacaaaggattaacccttaaaaacaatcccctgttgcatattcatacacttcatacatgatgcatcaattccattcaaatacaggattctgtctggtcatcgtcaacttcttcctccaaatcctaacagtgccttcgaggcgggaagaagttggtttcttctgataagagggccataaattcttcttctctgaaagatttaggtgtcaggtggctgctatctcgctgcgagtcctttctttttaaaaaagtatcctacatagcatcgtttctattttaacaatttttataacctaaaactatatttaacacagtacttaagaaaactaatacagcattactttctaacacaacacatagaatattcattttaatatttgcgaaaaggcaatcataaaatacatgcatttttcacactaggaaggaactaaaaagatttaatgatcaaaactggtaaaaaaaatgggggattgtaataagtagcaatacatttgttcattaattaaatcaatagctaaaaaattatacaatatcaaagcaataactaaatagctaaaactgcttgattcttaaatgcgcagccacatatggttgcttggcttgcaggaatcgtatagtgctttgggaattccatggtaaagatataccttataagggaaagttcacccagcggtcacagaggaaggctgtaacaacaatccttaaactcacaagaattgcttaggcttgcaggaatcgtatagtgttctgaaaattccactgtataggtatgccttataaggaaaagttcactcagcgcttaaagaggaagacttggagccttcatcccacgaccaccagaaggcagaaaaagaccccctagcaactgaacgagcaagcgcaaaagacagaccacgtcatccctggacctgggagaagaaggcaataaaaggcgaaccttggggataggaacggcgcgagcctagaggagcagAGACTCCAGGCCACCCCAcactgaactttgcttattcttgtatgcataataataataataaaaaaataataattgtatgatccttaaatccagtgaaCTCGTTTATCACACCCATGAAATGTTGCGTCTCAcgcaaagaagaaagaagccacAAGCCAACACCCTTCTGTATTGCTACActgttttctttggttacttctctaacaggaatgactttggggtgtgatttgtttgtttctctctttcgttcCTTGGGGCGCGCGGCGGCTCCTCCGTTGGGTTCACGGGGCAACGGAGGAACGGCCGCGAGCTCCGGCGgctccgcagcagcagcagcagcagcagcagcagcagcagcagcagcagcagcagcagcagcagcgctttTCTCAATCGATTTTCCGATCGACTTTTCCCTCCCTTCgcatccccttctccctcccactcACTGTATTCCCGTCCCGTtccgtgccgggccgtgccgTCCGTGttccgcctctcccagcccggctgaTGCCGGGTCCCGCAAGGCGCCCCTTggcggggccgccccgtgcccgcccctgcccggcccgccgTGGTTCCGCCTCAGCCGTGCTCTCTCCGTACCGGCTGTGGCGCCGCTGGAAGAGCCGCTTGCTCTGGTGCTGGCGGAGCATCGTGGTCTTTTGGCTCGGCCTGGCGcgggctctggcccagccccggccgaggCCCCGGCCCCGAACGAAGCCCCTGCCGCGGTTCCGCCCGCAGCCGCTCCGCtgccgcccggctcccgccccgtgGCCGAGAGCGTGGCCGGCAGCTTCCccgctccgagctccgccgctcgccagctcggccgccggccccgagccgccgcagcccggggcggctcggcaagcagcagcgcgccgggcgggcgggtgccCCGGGCAGAAGAGCGGCAGCGCGGTGCCGCCCGCACGGGCGGAGAagcctcccctggagcagctctaccggcagggcccgctgctgggcagcggcggctgcggcagcgTTTACTCCGGGACCCGGCTCGCCGACGGCGCCCCGGTAAGAGACGGGGCCGGCTCGGAGGGCGGCagcgggcggcgggcggcgggcgacgAGCTCAGCCCGCCGCTTGCCTTGGctcgcaggtggccatcaagcgAGTGTCCCGGGAGCGCATCTCGGAGTGGGCGcggctggtgagtgagcggggccagcgggaggagccggcggggcgggccgggcggggctgagGCGAGGCCCGGCAGGGCGGCAGCCGGAACGCTGCGAGGGGAGCGAGCGTGGAAGTGAGCGGGGGCCGCgcagcgccccgggccgggccatggcgagccgcggcggggccgggcaggggctgcccgaAGCGCGGCGCAGCATCGGCCCCGCTGACGGCATCGCGGTCCCCCCGCAGCGCAACGgcgcccttgtgcccctggagctggcgctgctgtggaTGGTGTCGCGGCCTGGCTTCCGCGGCGTCGTGCGGCTCCTGGACTGGTTCGAGGTGCCCGAGGGCTTCGCGCTGGTCATGGAgcgtccgcagcgctgtcaggacctctggtacttcctgcaccagcggcggttcctgacggagcCCATGGCACGggggctgttccgccaggtgctggaggccgtgcggcactgcagcagccgcggcgtcctgcaccgcgacatcaagGCCGAGAACGTCCTCGTCGACCTGGCCACGGGCGAGGCCAAGCTCATCGACTTCGGCTGCGGCACGATCCTCCAGGACACGATCTACACCCGGATGTCAGGTGAGCCCAAGCCGGGGCCCAGCCGGGCAGCTGAGTTCCCTGCTTTGCTGGCCgagggggaagaggggggaaggaaggagggggaatcctTCTTCAaccagctgcagccaagttgctttttggcagggcaggggctggctgttgtggaacgggagctggctgggagggaggcaAGGAGGGcgggagggagcagcatgggcctgatGAGCTGCGCCTTTGTCCCATAGGAACGCCGGAGTACAGCCCACCAGAGTggatcctctttggctgctaccatggccagccagccactatctggtccctgggcatcctgctctatGAGCTGGTCTGCgggcaccttcctttccacaccAACGAGGACATCGTCCGGGGCCAGCTCGTCTTCCCACCTCGGGTGTCTCAAGGTGGGGATGCGCCTTCAAGGCACGAGGGGAAGAACGGGCTTGGGAGGGGCAGC includes these proteins:
- the LOC129131851 gene encoding serine/threonine-protein kinase pim-1-like, with the translated sequence MPGPARRPLAGPPRARPCPARRGSASAVLSPYRLWRRWKSRLLWCWRSIVVFWLGLARALAQPRPRPRPRTKPLPRFRPQPLRCRPAPAPWPRAWPAASPLRAPPLASSAAGPEPPQPGAARQAAARRAGGCPGQKSGSAVPPARAEKPPLEQLYRQGPLLGSGGCGSVYSGTRLADGAPVAIKRVSRERISEWARLRNGALVPLELALLWMVSRPGFRGVVRLLDWFEVPEGFALVMERPQRCQDLWYFLHQRRFLTEPMARGLFRQVLEAVRHCSSRGVLHRDIKAENVLVDLATGEAKLIDFGCGTILQDTIYTRMSGTPEYSPPEWILFGCYHGQPATIWSLGILLYELVCGHLPFHTNEDIVRGQLVFPPRVSQECQHLIRWCLSMDPTHRPCLEDLFEHSWLQEPCLAQETAEMHP